The proteins below come from a single Xenopus tropicalis strain Nigerian chromosome 9, UCB_Xtro_10.0, whole genome shotgun sequence genomic window:
- the erich1 gene encoding glutamate-rich protein 1, producing MSSNRRNVFVSNVLKRLYPEEDISGCTPRVHGAKPPPESKAKAASSQEDTVQVQVVFPPEELLKAPKVYTVLPPPEGYVASSQHESKCSSPSSSNDEDTRDEDLNTTRKRRRRKKNKKSSNLLNPEMERNSTQAETPWLASDRSAISKSKKRKLQRKRQKERTKATRTDGTDPPSKGDSEGVDKVKDTGGAASEEDQRDKAKDLMEFLQETQEIYLMDRCADSAVSIHGILDILGRMEAGDFPSSDVTLLHQVKTLLLLQDTDRSEEALDNFKASSSLPADQRLAIYSLFRYWIIHILPLRRKE from the coding sequence ATGTCCTCCAACAGGAGAAATGTCTTTGTTTCCAATGTTCTGAAACGACTGTACCCTGAGGAAGACATTTCAGGGTGCACTCCCAGGGTGCATGGTGCAAAGCCTCCCCCAGAGAGCAAGGCCAAGGCTGCTTCCAGCCAGGAAGACACTGTACAAGTTCAGGTTGTGTTCCCACCAGAGGAATTGTTAAAAGCCCCCAAGGTTTACACGGTGCTTCCACCTCCAGAAGGCTATGTAGCAAGTTCTCAGCATGAGAGCAAATGTTCATCACCATCATCCTCAAATGATGAAGATACCAGAGACGAAGACTTGAATACAACACGTAAAAGGCGCAGAAGGAAGAAAAACAAGAAATCTAGCAATTTGTTAAACCCTGAAATGGAGAGGAATTCCACTCAGGCCGAGACACCTTGGCTTGCATCTGATCGGAGCGCCATTAGCAAAAGCAAGAAAAGAAAGCTGCAGAGAAAGCGCCAGAAGGAACGCACCAAGGCCACTAGAACGGATGGTACAGATCCACCAAGTAAAGGTGATTCCGAAGGAGTTGATAAAGTGAAAGACACCGGTGGGGCAGCTTCAGAAGAAGATCAAAGAGACAAGGCCAAGGATCTAATGGAATTCCTTCAGGAAACACAAGAAATTTATCTCATGGATAGATGTGCAGATTCGGCCGTGTCCATTCATGGTATCCTGGACATTTTAGGCCGGATGGAGGCCGGTGACTTTCCATCATCAGATGTGACTCTCTTACATCAAGTCAAGACTCTCTTGCTTCTGCAGGACACCGACAGGTCAGAAGAGGCTTTGGACAACTTCAAAGCAAGTTCCTCTCTGCCCGCTGATCAGAGATTAGCCATCTATTCTCTGTTCCGTTACTGGATTATCCATATTTTGCCCTTGAGAAGAAAAGAATAG